In Comamonas sp. lk, the following proteins share a genomic window:
- a CDS encoding heme-binding beta-barrel domain-containing protein, with the protein MENYPKDIYTEPEPDVNTLANLGPFTGMAGIWTGKRGLDINPKADGPEKQAFIEHMECQPIDAQTNGPQLFYGLRYHTRIVKPNDPETYHDQVGYWLWEPATGNIIQTLTIPRGQTAMATGNTTADATQFTLKAVRGSTVNGISSNPFLEHAFRTDAYTITVTKNADGTWSYEQETTLTIPGQSEPFAHTDRNTLHKIGEPTPNPTALAAAKAETTA; encoded by the coding sequence ATGGAAAACTACCCCAAAGACATCTACACCGAGCCCGAGCCCGATGTGAACACCCTGGCCAACCTGGGGCCCTTCACCGGCATGGCCGGCATCTGGACCGGCAAACGCGGGCTGGACATCAACCCCAAGGCCGACGGCCCGGAAAAGCAGGCCTTCATCGAGCACATGGAATGCCAGCCCATCGATGCGCAAACCAACGGCCCCCAGCTCTTCTACGGCCTGCGCTACCACACGCGCATCGTCAAGCCCAACGACCCCGAAACCTATCACGACCAGGTCGGCTACTGGCTGTGGGAGCCGGCCACCGGCAACATCATCCAGACCCTGACCATTCCGCGCGGGCAAACCGCCATGGCCACGGGAAACACCACGGCTGACGCCACCCAATTCACGCTCAAGGCCGTGCGCGGCTCCACCGTCAACGGCATCTCAAGCAACCCGTTTCTGGAGCACGCCTTCAGAACCGATGCCTACACCATCACCGTCACCAAGAACGCAGACGGCACCTGGTCGTATGAGCAGGAAACCACGCTGACCATCCCCGGCCAGAGCGAGCCCTTTGCCCATACCGACCGCAACACCCTGCACAAGATCGGCGAGCCCACGCCCAACCCCACGGCGCTAGCAGCTGCCAAGGCTGAAACCACAGCCTGA
- a CDS encoding dihydrofolate reductase family protein codes for MTVKVLCFGVSLDGYAAGPNQDLQNPLGVGGPALMEWFFPTQVFQRMHGGSQTGETGVDNQMAERSFENIGAWILGRNMFGPVRGPWPDESWKGWWGDEPPYHVPTFVLTHHARPVLRMKGGTDFHFVTEGRASALAQAKEAAGERDIRIGGGTATVRQFLQARLIDEMHLAVRPVLMGAGENLWYGLDMKALGYEVAEVIQGERATHVMVRKQA; via the coding sequence ATGACAGTCAAAGTTCTCTGCTTCGGTGTCTCGCTGGACGGCTACGCTGCCGGCCCCAACCAGGATCTGCAAAACCCCCTCGGCGTCGGCGGGCCGGCACTGATGGAGTGGTTCTTCCCCACCCAGGTCTTTCAGCGCATGCACGGGGGATCGCAGACCGGCGAGACGGGCGTGGACAACCAGATGGCCGAACGCTCCTTCGAGAACATTGGCGCCTGGATTCTGGGGCGCAACATGTTCGGCCCCGTGCGCGGCCCCTGGCCGGACGAAAGCTGGAAAGGCTGGTGGGGCGACGAGCCGCCCTATCACGTGCCCACCTTCGTCCTCACGCACCACGCGCGGCCCGTGCTGCGCATGAAGGGCGGCACCGATTTTCACTTCGTCACGGAAGGAAGAGCCTCCGCACTGGCACAAGCCAAGGAGGCAGCGGGCGAGCGCGACATTCGCATCGGCGGCGGCACGGCCACCGTGCGGCAGTTCCTGCAAGCGCGGCTGATCGACGAGATGCACCTGGCCGTGCGGCCCGTGTTGATGGGGGCCGGCGAAAACCTATGGTACGGCCTGGACATGAAAGCGCTGGGCTACGAAGTCGCCGAAGTCATACAAGGCGAACGTGCCACCCATGTGATGGTGCGCAAACAAGCCTAG
- the guaA gene encoding glutamine-hydrolyzing GMP synthase: protein MQHDKILILDFGSQVTQLIARRVREAHVYCEVHPCDVSSDWVREFAADGKLKGIILSGSHASVYEVDDRAPDAVFELNLPVLGICYGMQTMATQLGGKVEGSNSREFGYAEVRAHGHTELLKGIEDFVTPEGHGMLKVWMSHGDKVTELPPGFKVMASTPSCPIAGMADEVRRYYAVQFHPEVTHTVQGQALLNRFVLDICGTQADWIMGDYIAEAVAKIREQVGDEEVILGLSGGVDSSVAAALIHRAIGDQLTCVFVDHGLLRLNEGDAVMEMFEGKLHAKVIRVDASDLFLGKLAGVSEPEAKRKIIGGLFVDVFKAEASKLKAANAGSKGATFLAQGTIYPDVIESGGAKSKKAVTIKSHHNVGGLPEQLGLKLLEPLRDLFKDEVRELGVALGLPRGMVYRHPFPGPGLGVRILGEVKKEYADLLRRADAIFIEELNNWIDEATGKSWYDLTSQAFTVFLPVKSVGVMGDGRTYDYVVALRAVQTSDFMTADWAELPYGLLKKVSGRIINEVRGINRVTYDVSTKPPATIEWE from the coding sequence ATGCAACACGACAAGATCCTCATTCTTGACTTTGGCTCCCAAGTCACCCAGCTCATCGCTCGCCGCGTGCGTGAAGCCCATGTTTACTGCGAAGTCCATCCCTGCGATGTGAGCAGCGACTGGGTGCGCGAATTCGCCGCCGACGGCAAGCTCAAGGGCATCATCCTGTCGGGCAGCCACGCCAGCGTCTACGAAGTGGACGACCGCGCCCCTGACGCCGTGTTCGAGCTGAACCTGCCCGTGCTGGGCATTTGCTACGGCATGCAGACCATGGCCACCCAGCTGGGCGGCAAGGTCGAAGGCAGCAACAGCCGCGAATTCGGCTACGCCGAAGTGCGCGCCCATGGCCACACCGAACTGCTCAAGGGCATTGAAGACTTCGTGACCCCTGAAGGCCACGGCATGCTCAAGGTCTGGATGAGCCACGGCGACAAGGTCACCGAGCTGCCCCCGGGCTTCAAGGTCATGGCCTCCACCCCCAGCTGCCCCATCGCCGGCATGGCCGACGAAGTCCGCCGCTACTACGCCGTGCAGTTCCACCCCGAAGTCACGCACACCGTGCAAGGCCAGGCACTGCTCAACCGCTTTGTGCTCGATATCTGCGGCACGCAAGCCGACTGGATCATGGGCGACTACATTGCAGAAGCCGTGGCCAAGATCCGCGAGCAAGTTGGTGACGAAGAAGTGATTCTGGGCCTGTCCGGCGGCGTGGATTCGTCCGTGGCAGCCGCCCTGATCCACCGCGCCATTGGCGATCAGCTGACCTGCGTCTTCGTCGATCACGGCCTGCTGCGCCTGAACGAAGGCGATGCGGTCATGGAAATGTTCGAAGGCAAGCTGCACGCCAAGGTGATTCGCGTTGATGCATCCGACCTGTTCCTGGGCAAACTGGCCGGCGTTTCCGAACCCGAAGCCAAGCGCAAGATCATTGGCGGCCTGTTCGTCGATGTGTTCAAGGCCGAAGCCTCCAAGCTCAAGGCCGCCAATGCAGGCAGCAAGGGCGCTACCTTCCTGGCCCAGGGCACGATCTACCCCGACGTGATCGAATCCGGCGGCGCGAAAAGCAAGAAGGCCGTCACCATCAAGAGCCACCACAATGTGGGCGGCTTGCCTGAGCAACTGGGCCTGAAGCTGCTGGAGCCTCTGCGCGACCTGTTCAAGGACGAAGTGCGTGAACTGGGCGTGGCCCTGGGCCTGCCACGCGGCATGGTGTATCGCCACCCCTTCCCCGGCCCAGGCCTGGGCGTGCGTATTCTGGGTGAAGTGAAGAAGGAATACGCCGACCTGCTGCGCCGCGCCGATGCCATCTTCATCGAAGAGCTGAACAACTGGATCGACGAGGCCACCGGCAAGAGCTGGTACGACCTGACCAGCCAGGCTTTCACCGTGTTCTTGCCCGTCAAGAGCGTGGGCGTGATGGGCGATGGCCGCACCTATGACTACGTGGTGGCCTTGCGCGCCGTGCAGACCAGCGACTTCATGACCGCCGACTGGGCCGAGCTGCCTTACGGCCTCTTGAAGAAGGTCTCCGGCCGCATCATCAACGAAGTGCGCGGCATCAACCGCGTCACCTATGACGTGAGCACCAAGCCACCGGCAACCATCGAGTGGGAATAA
- a CDS encoding CPBP family intramembrane glutamic endopeptidase, which yields MPVTKPQSARTDFPFYNGQPVALSGRDWALILLGVALGFVALLLPFTNAAARLTPALLFPLVPLLVLRAVAGPSSWRALFKPIRLGDIGLALGIALLNIAVSFTVAWLVTLLFSTNANPVMQLLSQQSAADRSLFLLSTIPQLLGEEVLTILPLLALLAWFHGRLGFSRRKSLVLAWLLSALPFALVHLPTYQWNLAQCLLIIGSARLVLSLAYLRSKNLTVAALAHIMNDWLLFGIAALLGSYAASHS from the coding sequence ATGCCCGTCACCAAGCCCCAATCCGCGCGCACCGACTTTCCGTTCTACAACGGGCAGCCGGTCGCCCTATCGGGGCGTGACTGGGCTCTTATCCTGCTGGGGGTCGCGCTGGGCTTTGTCGCACTGCTGCTTCCATTCACTAATGCGGCGGCGCGGCTGACACCCGCCCTGCTCTTTCCGCTGGTGCCCTTGTTGGTACTGCGCGCCGTTGCCGGGCCCAGCTCTTGGCGGGCGCTCTTCAAACCCATTCGCCTGGGCGATATAGGTCTGGCACTGGGCATCGCACTGCTCAACATTGCCGTCAGCTTCACGGTCGCGTGGCTGGTCACCCTGCTATTCAGCACCAACGCCAACCCGGTCATGCAGTTGCTCAGTCAACAAAGCGCGGCCGACCGCAGTCTGTTCTTGCTAAGCACCATTCCCCAGCTGCTGGGCGAAGAAGTGCTGACCATACTCCCCCTTCTGGCCCTGCTCGCCTGGTTCCACGGCCGTTTGGGCTTTTCGCGCCGCAAATCGCTGGTGCTGGCCTGGCTGCTCTCGGCCCTGCCCTTTGCGCTGGTGCACCTGCCCACCTATCAATGGAATCTGGCGCAATGCCTGCTGATCATCGGCTCTGCAAGACTGGTGCTGAGCCTGGCCTACCTGCGCAGCAAAAATCTGACCGTCGCTGCACTGGCGCATATCATGAATGACTGGCTCCTCTTCGGCATTGCAGCGCTGCTTGGCAGCTACGCTGCCAGCCATTCCTAA